One Dialister invisus DSM 15470 genomic region harbors:
- a CDS encoding LysM peptidoglycan-binding domain-containing protein — MGKVLFLFITAVLLCGWGVNASVLSDNYVYKEIIIKENDTLWDIAAKETDNRMDIREYIYTVKRLNAIKNSGNLVPGQTIRLPMISK; from the coding sequence ATGGGTAAAGTTTTATTTTTATTTATCACAGCGGTCTTATTATGCGGTTGGGGAGTCAATGCATCAGTTCTATCGGACAATTATGTCTATAAAGAAATTATTATTAAAGAGAATGATACCTTATGGGATATAGCGGCAAAGGAAACCGATAACCGCATGGATATCAGAGAATACATATATACAGTTAAACGGTTAAATGCTATAAAAAATTCAGGTAACTTAGTTCCCGGTCAAACAATACGTTTGCCAATGATATCCAAGTAA